A window from Malania oleifera isolate guangnan ecotype guangnan chromosome 7, ASM2987363v1, whole genome shotgun sequence encodes these proteins:
- the LOC131160199 gene encoding LOW QUALITY PROTEIN: uncharacterized protein LOC131160199 (The sequence of the model RefSeq protein was modified relative to this genomic sequence to represent the inferred CDS: substituted 2 bases at 2 genomic stop codons), whose protein sequence is MLLSASVNSISSMPSPVYQCKKAFLLNMAVNCSLTRRNISXMEAEFPIKVDAMECPLGGMSQTLDLTLFGIHSTKYERFLFXTLIICSSTSLVLILPLNMAEAVR, encoded by the coding sequence ATGTTGCTCTCAGCCTCAGTGAACTCCATCTCATCCATGCCTTCCCCTGTGTACCAATGCAAGAAAGCCTTCCTCCTGAACATGGCTGTGAACTGCTCGCTTACACGCCGGAACATTTCCTGAATGGAGGCAGAATTCCCAATAAAGGTTGATGCCATGGAATGCCCCCTAGGAGGAATGTCGCAAACACTTGACTTGACATTGTTTGGAATCCACTCCACAAAGTATGAAAGGTTCTTATTCTGAACATTGATCATTTGTTCATCCACTTCTTTGGTGCTCATCTTGCCCCTAAACATGGCAGAGGCAGTGAGATAG
- the LOC131160540 gene encoding aspartate aminotransferase, mitochondrial-like isoform X2 codes for MWRCCRAVASRFMCTSTSTSTSTSTSTSISAVGWWDHVGLAPKDPILSVTEAFLADTNPYRINLGVGAYRDDEGKPIVLQCVRNAEAKIAGSDFMESHSNAVSSKLVEESVKLVYGRDADVVKEGRFAGVQALSGTGACRLFAEFQRHFYPESQIFLPVPTWSNHHNIWRDAQVPERTFRYYHPDSKGLHFRALLDDIKNAPNRSFFLLHPCAHNPTGVDPTEEQWREISLALKAKNHFPFFDMAYQGFASGNLDKDAQAIRIFLDDGHLVGCAQSFAKTMGLYGHRVGCLSILCMDSKQASAVKSQLQQIARAMYSSPPVHGLLLVSTILSDPDLMALWVEEVMANRIEKMRATLRENLERLGSPLNWEHITDQVGMFCFSGLSQEHVDRLSKEFHIYMTHDGRISMAGVTTSNVKYLANAIHEVTRSTKAA; via the exons ATGTGGAGGTGTTGCAGAGCGGTTGCAAGTAGGTTCATGTGCACCTCAACTTCAACCTCAACCTCAACCTCAACCTCAACCtcaatctcagccgttggatggTGGGACCATGTGGGACTGGCTCCTAAAGACCCCATCTTGAGTGTTACAGAGGCGTTCCTGGCTGACACTAACCCCTACCGGATCAATCTCGGAgtg GGGGCTTATAGGGACGACGAAGGGAAACCGATAGTGCTTCAGTGTGTTCGAAATGCGGAGGCCAAAATTGCGGGTAGTGATTTCAT GGAGTCACATTCAAATGCAGTTAGTTCAAAACTTGTTGAGGAAAGTGTGAAATTGGTTTATGGTAGAGATGCAGATGTAGTTAAAGAAGGGAGATTTGCTGGAGTTCAAGCTCTTTCTGGCACTGGTGCTTGTCGTCTGTTTGCTGAGTTCCAGAGGCATTTTTACCCTGAATCACAAATCTTTTTACCTGTGCCAACCTGGTCCAA CCACCACAACATTTGGAGAGATGCCCAGGTTCCAGAGAGAACCTTCCGCTACTACCATCCTGATTCGAAGGGATTACACTTTAGAGCACTCTTGGATGATATCAAG AATGCCCCAAATCGTTCTTTTTTCTTACTCCATCCTTGTGCTCATAATCCAACTGGAGTTGACCCTACTGAGGAACAGTGGAGGGAAATCTCGCTTGCACTCAAG GCAAAGAATCATTTTCCCTTCTTTGACATGGCTTATCAAGGTTTTGCCAGTGGTAATCTTGATAAAGATGCCCAAGCAATCCGGATATTTCTTGATGATGGACATTTAGTTGGCTGTGCTCAGTCCTTTGCGAAGACTATGGGATTATATGGACACAGAGTGGGATGTCTCAG CATTCTTTGCATGGATTCAAAGCAAGCTAGTGCAGTTAAAAGCCAACTACAGCAGATTGCCAGGGCAATGTACAGCAGCCCACCTGTTCATGGTTTATTATTGGTTTCAACAATCTTGAGTGATCCGGATTTAATGGCCCTTTGGGTGGAAGAG GTTATGGCAAATCGTATTGAGAAAATGCGGGCTACTTTGCGTGAAAATCTGGAGAGATTGGGTTCTCCTCTCAATTGGGAGCACATAACTGACCAG GTTGGGATGTTTTGCTTTTCTGGATTATCTCAAGAGCATGTTGATCGGTTAAGTAAAGAATTTCATATCTACATGACTCATGATGGCCGGATAAG
- the LOC131160540 gene encoding aspartate aminotransferase, mitochondrial-like isoform X1 — protein sequence MWRCCRAVASRFMCTSTSTSTSTSTSTSISAVGWWDHVGLAPKDPILSVTEAFLADTNPYRINLGVGAYRDDEGKPIVLQCVRNAEAKIAGSDFMESHSNAVSSKLVEESVKLVYGRDADVVKEGRFAGVQALSGTGACRLFAEFQRHFYPESQIFLPVPTWSNHHNIWRDAQVPERTFRYYHPDSKGLHFRALLDDIKNAPNRSFFLLHPCAHNPTGVDPTEEQWREISLALKAKNHFPFFDMAYQGFASGNLDKDAQAIRIFLDDGHLVGCAQSFAKTMGLYGHRVGCLSILCMDSKQASAVKSQLQQIARAMYSSPPVHGLLLVSTILSDPDLMALWVEEVKVMANRIEKMRATLRENLERLGSPLNWEHITDQVGMFCFSGLSQEHVDRLSKEFHIYMTHDGRISMAGVTTSNVKYLANAIHEVTRSTKAA from the exons ATGTGGAGGTGTTGCAGAGCGGTTGCAAGTAGGTTCATGTGCACCTCAACTTCAACCTCAACCTCAACCTCAACCTCAACCtcaatctcagccgttggatggTGGGACCATGTGGGACTGGCTCCTAAAGACCCCATCTTGAGTGTTACAGAGGCGTTCCTGGCTGACACTAACCCCTACCGGATCAATCTCGGAgtg GGGGCTTATAGGGACGACGAAGGGAAACCGATAGTGCTTCAGTGTGTTCGAAATGCGGAGGCCAAAATTGCGGGTAGTGATTTCAT GGAGTCACATTCAAATGCAGTTAGTTCAAAACTTGTTGAGGAAAGTGTGAAATTGGTTTATGGTAGAGATGCAGATGTAGTTAAAGAAGGGAGATTTGCTGGAGTTCAAGCTCTTTCTGGCACTGGTGCTTGTCGTCTGTTTGCTGAGTTCCAGAGGCATTTTTACCCTGAATCACAAATCTTTTTACCTGTGCCAACCTGGTCCAA CCACCACAACATTTGGAGAGATGCCCAGGTTCCAGAGAGAACCTTCCGCTACTACCATCCTGATTCGAAGGGATTACACTTTAGAGCACTCTTGGATGATATCAAG AATGCCCCAAATCGTTCTTTTTTCTTACTCCATCCTTGTGCTCATAATCCAACTGGAGTTGACCCTACTGAGGAACAGTGGAGGGAAATCTCGCTTGCACTCAAG GCAAAGAATCATTTTCCCTTCTTTGACATGGCTTATCAAGGTTTTGCCAGTGGTAATCTTGATAAAGATGCCCAAGCAATCCGGATATTTCTTGATGATGGACATTTAGTTGGCTGTGCTCAGTCCTTTGCGAAGACTATGGGATTATATGGACACAGAGTGGGATGTCTCAG CATTCTTTGCATGGATTCAAAGCAAGCTAGTGCAGTTAAAAGCCAACTACAGCAGATTGCCAGGGCAATGTACAGCAGCCCACCTGTTCATGGTTTATTATTGGTTTCAACAATCTTGAGTGATCCGGATTTAATGGCCCTTTGGGTGGAAGAGGTGAAG GTTATGGCAAATCGTATTGAGAAAATGCGGGCTACTTTGCGTGAAAATCTGGAGAGATTGGGTTCTCCTCTCAATTGGGAGCACATAACTGACCAG GTTGGGATGTTTTGCTTTTCTGGATTATCTCAAGAGCATGTTGATCGGTTAAGTAAAGAATTTCATATCTACATGACTCATGATGGCCGGATAAG
- the LOC131160540 gene encoding aspartate aminotransferase, mitochondrial-like isoform X3: MRRPKLRVVISFSSKLVEESVKLVYGRDADVVKEGRFAGVQALSGTGACRLFAEFQRHFYPESQIFLPVPTWSNHHNIWRDAQVPERTFRYYHPDSKGLHFRALLDDIKNAPNRSFFLLHPCAHNPTGVDPTEEQWREISLALKAKNHFPFFDMAYQGFASGNLDKDAQAIRIFLDDGHLVGCAQSFAKTMGLYGHRVGCLSILCMDSKQASAVKSQLQQIARAMYSSPPVHGLLLVSTILSDPDLMALWVEEVKVMANRIEKMRATLRENLERLGSPLNWEHITDQVGMFCFSGLSQEHVDRLSKEFHIYMTHDGRISMAGVTTSNVKYLANAIHEVTRSTKAA, translated from the exons ATGCGGAGGCCAAAATTGCGGGTAGTGATTTCAT TTAGTTCAAAACTTGTTGAGGAAAGTGTGAAATTGGTTTATGGTAGAGATGCAGATGTAGTTAAAGAAGGGAGATTTGCTGGAGTTCAAGCTCTTTCTGGCACTGGTGCTTGTCGTCTGTTTGCTGAGTTCCAGAGGCATTTTTACCCTGAATCACAAATCTTTTTACCTGTGCCAACCTGGTCCAA CCACCACAACATTTGGAGAGATGCCCAGGTTCCAGAGAGAACCTTCCGCTACTACCATCCTGATTCGAAGGGATTACACTTTAGAGCACTCTTGGATGATATCAAG AATGCCCCAAATCGTTCTTTTTTCTTACTCCATCCTTGTGCTCATAATCCAACTGGAGTTGACCCTACTGAGGAACAGTGGAGGGAAATCTCGCTTGCACTCAAG GCAAAGAATCATTTTCCCTTCTTTGACATGGCTTATCAAGGTTTTGCCAGTGGTAATCTTGATAAAGATGCCCAAGCAATCCGGATATTTCTTGATGATGGACATTTAGTTGGCTGTGCTCAGTCCTTTGCGAAGACTATGGGATTATATGGACACAGAGTGGGATGTCTCAG CATTCTTTGCATGGATTCAAAGCAAGCTAGTGCAGTTAAAAGCCAACTACAGCAGATTGCCAGGGCAATGTACAGCAGCCCACCTGTTCATGGTTTATTATTGGTTTCAACAATCTTGAGTGATCCGGATTTAATGGCCCTTTGGGTGGAAGAGGTGAAG GTTATGGCAAATCGTATTGAGAAAATGCGGGCTACTTTGCGTGAAAATCTGGAGAGATTGGGTTCTCCTCTCAATTGGGAGCACATAACTGACCAG GTTGGGATGTTTTGCTTTTCTGGATTATCTCAAGAGCATGTTGATCGGTTAAGTAAAGAATTTCATATCTACATGACTCATGATGGCCGGATAAG